Genomic window (Chondrocystis sp. NIES-4102):
CCATCTGTAGACCAATGACCAACCGTAATTCCTCCAAGACTGGAAATTTTTTCTTCTAGAATTCCCATAGCGTCTTGAAAATTATCTGCATAACCTATCTGATCTCCAGTCCCAAAATAAGCTACTTTTTTACCTGTGAAATCGATATTGTCTAATTCATCGTCATAAAATCCTTCCCAATCACTTTGTAGTTCCCCAACATCCCAAGTGGGGCAACCAATGATTAGATAGTCATAATCGGCAAATTCTTCCGCAACCTCGTTAATTTCGTGTAATCTTACAACATCCTCACCACCCAAAGCAGCTTGAATTGCTTCTGCTACTGTTTCTGTTTTACCTGTAGTCGAACCGTAAAAAAGACCAACTTTTGCCATCGTTCTATCTTCCTATTGATTGTTTGATAAGGGTTTTCGTTGTTTATAGTTTTAAGATAAGTTTTGCTTGTTGCTAATAGTTTTAAATAAACTTCTAGTGCTTGATTCTTTTGATATTTAAGAGTTCTTGAGTAAAAGGGTTAATTGATAGTTGCTCAAACCCCTTTACTCGTGCCTATATTATACCCTTGTGGTACGGCGTGACGGAAGCCACGGGATTTCACATCCCGATCTGCGCGTCACTTAAAGTGTGAGTCGTTCACTTTTTGCTATCTTACATTTAATGATATTTATTTGCAATAACTAATAAAATTTTTTTTAATCCCTACCCTGGTTTTACCTCCCAAAAGCAATCAGAAACATCGGTGATAATTGAGCAAAGGTAGTTTAGCCTAGATTTTAATTCCTGCAAAGATATTTTGCTATCCATCAAAAGCGATCGCCTTGGATAGAGCTACATAGTTGAGAATTGAGTAATTATTAAGTTTTTTAACTGAACTAGTTGCTAATTTATTTCAATAAGTCAAAATAAAACTTGCTGCTAGCTTATTGATAATTATTACTAACAACTGCGAATAAGACATTTAAGTTATAGGAGGTTACATTTTGCAAACATACGGTAAACCCCAAGTTAAATATGATTGGTGGGCAGGAAATGTTCGTTTTGCCAATTTATCTGGGTTATTTATTGCTGCCCATGTAGCTCAAGCAACATTAAAAGTTTTTTGAGCAAGATCATAATCTGCGTTAGATATTTGCCAATTCTCAAGCAGGTGCGCCCGTAGTCAGCACAACCCAGGCAGCACCAGAAACAGCCTGTATTCGTGTTCTCATTTACAGCTTAGTGTAAGTAGTTTGCATTAAGCTTTCTTGGTTTTATTTACCTTCTTGCTAATCACCCTAATTTTCTCAGGATATAGACTACATAAATAGACCTATACACAATAATACAGAAAAATAATTATTAATGGATAGAAGAGCAATTAGTTAATTTAGTGCGTATGGGCAATGCCCCAGGTTGATCGGCAGATTTGAGGATAATTTACTTTTTAAGTTATATAACCCACGCCTAAATAAAATCATCTTATTATCGAATTTCCTTTTAACCCGTACAACAAATCTAATAATTACGCTCGTTTACTCAAGGGAAAAAAATTCTTATAAGAATGAGAAATAGTTTGTATAATTGCTTGGCGATAAAGCTGGGTAATTTCTTGCCAACTAAAACGTTGAGCATTTTGTTGTGGTGGTTGCCATTCCCAATATTTTTCTAACGCCAGTTGTAGTGACTGGGCATAAATATCTAAATTACTGACATCGCAAGTTATACCCCCTTCACCAATTAAATAACGACGAACAGGAACATCTGTTGTTACTACAGGTAAACCGCAAGCCATCGCTTCAATATAATTGAGTCCACGAGGTTCTTCGATTGAAGCTAAGGTAAAGACATTAGCACTACGATAAACTTGAGGCATTTGAGCATAGGCAAAAGATCTAATCTGAAATCGTTGTGAACCCAATAAGCGATCGCCCATAGCTTGGAAATAATCGCGATCAATACCATTGCCACAAATTAACAGGCTAACATTAGGCAGACGAGATACTGCTTCGATAGTTAATTCTATTCTTTCATTTCCTTGACGAGTTAAAGGCGCAACACAAAGTACGGTGGGTTGAGGTAAGCCTGTCAACATTACTTTACCTGTAGGGGTAAATTCAGACAGATCAATACCATAGGGAATAACATTGACTGGTTGTTGTGGATTTATTTGGGTAACATATTTAGCTACTTCAGGATTAAGGACAATCAAGCGATCGGGTTTAAGAGCCAGATTACTTTTAAGATATTTCCCCCCTTGCAAGAGACTGTTATGCTCTGTAAATAGGATAGGCGTACCTTTAAGCGCGCGCACACAAGTAGCAACAAATAAACCGCCATAGTCGTTTTGAGGAAAAATTAAATTTGCTGGATGCTTGAGTAGATAGGCAACACAAGGTAAGAAGCTAGTTAAATGTTCGATCGCCATTTCAGGACGATTAAACCACTTTTGCAGCAAGCGAGAAATCAAGGGATTACTAATTAAGTCTGAAGCATCACTACGACTAATAGATTTAATTGGACGACTAAAAGAACCACATTCAGCACCGCTTAGTAATTCTACTTCAAAATAATTATCTAATCGACGGGCTAGTTCTATGGCAAAATTTTCTGAATTACCATTCCAATTAACTCCTGCGCTAGGATGAATTAAGACTAATTTGTACACTGCTTGCTCCTTTTTTCTTTAAGTTTGAATCGTTTTGATAGGGTGTTTAACGATACTTAATAGGTTTTTTGGTGATAATTTTTCGCCTGATCATAGGCATTAAGATAATTTAAATCAATATTTCCTATGGGCTTATTATGCTTTTATCAGTAATCTAATTGATTTTTCTGCTAACTCGTAATATTTCGACTTGATATTTTAAATACCCACTATAATTTTTTCTGATTAGAAGAAATAATAAAATCTTTGCTACACCCATAGAAAATTATTTATCCTGTAATTAGTAACAGTTCATTAGTATTTATCAATAAGCAATAGGGAACTATTTCGCTTCAAAATATTAAAAATAAAGCGAATCTATTGAGCAACCCAATAATTAGTTCTCAAACCTGTTTTAAATAGACTTTTTTTTAGTTAATCGCCAATCAATCAGTAACAGATGCCAAAATAAAATCAATACAGTATAAACAACCAAGTAAAACAAAATAACAAGATAAATTACGTGAAAATATCTAAGAAAAAACACGTAAATAATTGGCATACACAATAATAATCGCTCAAAATGCAATTGGCAACGTTGAGATTAAATCAGTAAAATTACTTAGGCAAAATATTAGCAATTTTACATAAATTCTTAATTTTTCTTGCTTGCCTTTTACACCAATACCTGATGGCTAACTAACATGACAAATTGTTTGAGTAACAACTAGGTGATCATTAAGTAAGATGTTGAGGGAAAATGAACTATGAGAACTAATACAGTCAGATGAACAAAGCTATATACCGCATTTTAGACGCTAATTTAGATCGAGCCAGAGAGGGACTAAGAATTATTGAAGAATGGTGTCGTCTGGGTTTAAATGATCAATCATTAGCCGAACAATGCAAGCAATTACGCCAAGAATTAGCCCAGTGGCATAGTTGGGAATTACGCCAAGCTAGAGATACACCTGGAGATGTGGGGACAGAATTATCCCATCCCCAAGAAGAAAAAAGAGAAAACATAGAACAGTTGTTGCAAGCTAACTTATGTCGAACTCAAGAAGCCTTAAGAGTGCTGGAAGAATACAGTAAGCTTTATGATCCAAACATGGCAGCAGTTTGTAAACAATTGCGTTATCAAGTTTATACCTTAGAAAGTAATTTATTTCAGAATTACCGTCATCAACAGCTACACCTAAGCCCTTTATATTTAATCACTTCTCCTGTTCCAGAAATAATAAAAGTTGTAGAAGCAGCCTTAAAAGGTGGAGTAGGGTTAGTACAATATCGAGATAAAGAATCAAAAGATTGCGATCGCCTGGAAAAAGCTTATCAATTATGTCAATTATGTCACCGTTATAACGCTCTATTTATCGTCAATGATCGGGTAGATATAGCATTAGCCACAGAAGCAGACGGTGTACATTTAGGACAACAAGATGCACCAGTAAGCTTTGCACGGGAAGTTTTAGGTAATAATAAAATCGTTGGTCGATCAACTACCAATAAACAAGAATTACATAAAGCGATCGCTGAAAAAGCAGATTACGTTGGAGTAGGGCCCTTTTTTGAAACACCCACTAAACCTGGAAAAGCAGCAGCTAGTGAGGAATATATCGAATATGTGACAACCAAATGCCCTATACCTTGGTTTGCCATTGGTGGTATTGATCTAGATAATCTTAATGGAGTTCTAACTAAAGGCGCACAACGGGTAGCAGTAGTTCGCGCTATCATGCAAGCAGATCAACCAACTCAAGTTACTCGTCAATTTTTAGCTCAATTAACAAGACGGTAATTACGCCCTTGTTTGCGATATCCATGTTCAATACAACTAATACAATAAATATAAAAGTTAATGGTGACAATTATACCTGTGTTGCCTCAATCTCTTTGCCACAGCTATTAGAACAATTACAACTTAATCCGCGTTTGCTTGCTGTCGAATATAATGGCGAAATTTTACATCGTCAATATTGGGCAGATACCCAGATGCAGGCAGGCGATCGCTTAGAGATTGTCACCATTGTGGGTGGGGGTTAATCTTACTAGTATGAATAAAGATAATTAAACAAAATGTATAAAGTAATAAAAATGATGTTGAAACGTAAATTTTGGTTGCAATCAGTTCTTTCTGTGGGATTAGTGGGAGTTCTATTACTCGGTAATGCTAGCAGTGCTTTAGCAGCCCGTACAGGGGGAAGAATTGGCGGTGGTTCATTCCGTTCTTCACCTAGCTATTCCACTCCCCGTGGTGGTGGATATTCTTCTCCAGGGTATGGTTACGGTGGTGGTTACGGTGGTGGTTACGGTGGTGGTGGTTTTGGATTTCCTTTTCTACTACCCTTTGTTGGTTTTGGAGGCGTTGGGGGGATATTTTCTATCCTCGTATTTATTGCTATTGCTAACTTTTTAGTACGTAGTTTTAATAATGCAGGAGTTGGTGGTGGTGAGCTTGGTTATGAAAACTCATCTCAAGTAGCTGTAGCACAGGTACAAGTTGGGTTATTGGCTAATGCTCGCGAATTGCAACCCGAATTAAACCGTTTAGCTTTGACTGCTGATACAAGCTCCGCCTCGGGTAGAGCAACTGTGGTTCAAGAAGCAACCTTAGCTCTTTTACGCCATCCTGAGTATTGGGTATATGGAGCAACAGAATCACAAAAAACAGATATTAATACCGCCGAAGCTAGATTTAATCAGTTATCTTTAACCGAACGTAGTAAATTTAGCGAAGAAACCTTAACTAATGTTGATAGCGTAATCAATAGTGCTAAACAAAAAACATTAGGTGGAAGTTCTGCAACGGGAGCAATTCAACTGAGCGATAATAATCCAGGGGAATATATTGTAGCTACAGTAATTGTAGGGGTGATAGGTAGCTTAAATTTACCTCAAATAAATAACCCTGATGATTTACGTCAGGCACTGCAACAAGTAGGTAGTGTAGGTAGCGATCGCTTACTCGCTGTAGAAATCCTTTGGACACCTCAAGCAGATGGTGACACCCTCTCTTCGGATGATATTATGGCTTACTATCCTAATTTAAAACTTGTGTAGAAAATTAAGCAGATGAGATTCCTATTAATAGCTTGTCTTTTGATAGAGAATTTCATCTGTATCAATGGTTAGATCCTGATTTAACCAAACCAAAGAAATTGACTGCACAACACCACAACTCATAGAAACTAAGGAAAAACTGCGTTTAACGTTATCAGAAGTTTTTACCACACGAGGCACACAAGCTGCATTCAAATAAACAGTTTCATTTACAACCTCAATGATATTTCTGCGCTTTCGGGTAGGATACTTGAGGTTGTGGTGCATATGCCCAAAAGTTACTAAAGGTATGGATTTTCCCAGATCATTAATCGATGCGATCGCACTGGCAAAATCAGGATCGCCATAGTCCCCTCCCTCCATCTTCCAGTCTCGACCACAAATAGCTTCAGGTTGCGCACCTAAGCCGAATGGGCCATTATGACCAATTAAGATTACCGTATTATATGTAGTATTTTGAGCAGATCTAACAATTTGAGCCGTAGATTCCTCAAAACTATTAACTTGATAGCGATCGCCGTAAAATTTACTATTGCGCCAAGTTAAACCCCCCCAACTAAAAGGACGACTACCGACTACAGATAAATTTAGTTGTGGAAAATTCTGCGCCGAAAAGCCTACATGAGCTTCACCCAGTAGATCTAATTGTTGCTGTACTCGATCTTCTTTGGTTTGATCATAAGGAGCTTTGGATCTTCCCCAAGACGATGCACTATACCAAGCATCATGATTACCCAATATTACTGCTTTAGGTAACTTAACTGCTGCCACCTGACTTACTATATCTACCGCTTCGTTACCAAAATCCCCGACAAATAAAACTAAATCAACACCAAGATGTTCTAGTGCTATTTGATCTTGGTAATCCCATAAATTATGAACATCTCCAATTACGGCGATCGTAATTTGTTCTTTGATTTGCGTCATTGAGTTTATCTGTCAATTATTAATTATAGGTATTAGCTTTTAGTTTATATACCCACGTAGATATCTTAACTAACTTTTGACTGATAACTTTTGAGCGATACTACATTGCGCCACTGTTTTTCTGAAAAACAATTAAAACTGTCTTAAAAATTAATCTAAGATCGTATTGTAAGCTCCAATTATGCTGATATCGTAAATCTAACTTAATAACATCTTCAAAATTACGTACTTGAGAACGACCATTTACTTGCCATTCTCCAGTCATTCCAGGTTTAACATTTAATCTTTGCCACTCTGGTATTTGATACGTTTCTACTTCTTCAGGAGTGGGAGGACGAGTACCGACTAAACTCATATCACCCTTAAGGACATTCCAAAATTGAGGTAGTTCATCTAGACTAGTACGGCGCAAAAAATGACCAATCTTAGTAATACGTGGATCGTTATCATTTTTAAAAAAAGCCCCAGTCGCTTGATTCTCCACTTGTTTTTTCATCTCCTCGGCATTGGAATACATAGAGCGAAATTTCCAAATTAAGAACTTCTTACCCATCCAACCACAGCGCGTTTGATGAAATAATACTTTACCAGGACTATCCAACTTTATGGCGATCGCTAGGGGAATAAAAATAATACCCGTTAAAATTAAACCAATTATTGCCCCAACAATATCTATTTGTCTTTTAATAATGGATTTAACGGAAGGATGAGTTTCGGGGAATTCTTTATAAGATCCATGATCTTTGGCGGATCTAATATTTAGTAGATCGACTAATCCAGTCATAGATAAAGTTGCCATAACTGGAGGCTGAACTGATTCTAAGATCAATTCTATATTTTGTTCCTTACTTGATTTGAAATTAGAAATTAATGCACCAATTCCACTACTATCAATAAACTTAGTTTTACTAAAGTCAAGAACTATACATTGATGAGAAATATTTTGTTGTAATAATCTAGTAACAGTTTGCTTAAAGACAATGGCTTCTAAAACTGTTAGTCGCTCTGGTAACTCTACAATCGGGTTGTCCTGATAGAAGGACAAGGGAAACCGGACATCCGGCGTCTCGTCAATCATTAATAAT
Coding sequences:
- a CDS encoding group 1 glycosyl transferase; this encodes MYKLVLIHPSAGVNWNGNSENFAIELARRLDNYFEVELLSGAECGSFSRPIKSISRSDASDLISNPLISRLLQKWFNRPEMAIEHLTSFLPCVAYLLKHPANLIFPQNDYGGLFVATCVRALKGTPILFTEHNSLLQGGKYLKSNLALKPDRLIVLNPEVAKYVTQINPQQPVNVIPYGIDLSEFTPTGKVMLTGLPQPTVLCVAPLTRQGNERIELTIEAVSRLPNVSLLICGNGIDRDYFQAMGDRLLGSQRFQIRSFAYAQMPQVYRSANVFTLASIEEPRGLNYIEAMACGLPVVTTDVPVRRYLIGEGGITCDVSNLDIYAQSLQLALEKYWEWQPPQQNAQRFSWQEITQLYRQAIIQTISHSYKNFFPLSKRA
- a CDS encoding anti-sigma-factor antagonist/glycosyl transferase, which produces MIDETPDVRFPLSFYQDNPIVELPERLTVLEAIVFKQTVTRLLQQNISHQCIVLDFSKTKFIDSSGIGALISNFKSSKEQNIELILESVQPPVMATLSMTGLVDLLNIRSAKDHGSYKEFPETHPSVKSIIKRQIDIVGAIIGLILTGIIFIPLAIAIKLDSPGKVLFHQTRCGWMGKKFLIWKFRSMYSNAEEMKKQVENQATGAFFKNDNDPRITKIGHFLRRTSLDELPQFWNVLKGDMSLVGTRPPTPEEVETYQIPEWQRLNVKPGMTGEWQVNGRSQVRNFEDVIKLDLRYQHNWSLQYDLRLIFKTVLIVFQKNSGAM
- a CDS encoding thiamine-phosphate pyrophosphorylase, whose protein sequence is MNKAIYRILDANLDRAREGLRIIEEWCRLGLNDQSLAEQCKQLRQELAQWHSWELRQARDTPGDVGTELSHPQEEKRENIEQLLQANLCRTQEALRVLEEYSKLYDPNMAAVCKQLRYQVYTLESNLFQNYRHQQLHLSPLYLITSPVPEIIKVVEAALKGGVGLVQYRDKESKDCDRLEKAYQLCQLCHRYNALFIVNDRVDIALATEADGVHLGQQDAPVSFAREVLGNNKIVGRSTTNKQELHKAIAEKADYVGVGPFFETPTKPGKAAASEEYIEYVTTKCPIPWFAIGGIDLDNLNGVLTKGAQRVAVVRAIMQADQPTQVTRQFLAQLTRR
- a CDS encoding thiamine biosynthesis protein ThiS, translating into MFNTTNTINIKVNGDNYTCVASISLPQLLEQLQLNPRLLAVEYNGEILHRQYWADTQMQAGDRLEIVTIVGGG
- a CDS encoding flavodoxin, with amino-acid sequence MAKVGLFYGSTTGKTETVAEAIQAALGGEDVVRLHEINEVAEEFADYDYLIIGCPTWDVGELQSDWEGFYDDELDNIDFTGKKVAYFGTGDQIGYADNFQDAMGILEEKISSLGGITVGHWSTDGYEHDASKAEKNGQFVGLALDEDNQPELTDSRIQEWTIQLKSEFGL
- a CDS encoding metallophosphoesterase, whose translation is MTQIKEQITIAVIGDVHNLWDYQDQIALEHLGVDLVLFVGDFGNEAVDIVSQVAAVKLPKAVILGNHDAWYSASSWGRSKAPYDQTKEDRVQQQLDLLGEAHVGFSAQNFPQLNLSVVGSRPFSWGGLTWRNSKFYGDRYQVNSFEESTAQIVRSAQNTTYNTVILIGHNGPFGLGAQPEAICGRDWKMEGGDYGDPDFASAIASINDLGKSIPLVTFGHMHHNLKYPTRKRRNIIEVVNETVYLNAACVPRVVKTSDNVKRSFSLVSMSCGVVQSISLVWLNQDLTIDTDEILYQKTSY